Proteins from one Arthrobacter sp. Soc17.1.1.1 genomic window:
- the nirB gene encoding nitrite reductase large subunit NirB — protein sequence MSETRSPRHAETGAAPRERRIVVVGGGPAAHRFVEALWRRGTEGLHITVLTEEAHAPYDRVALSSALTGDVDLGLGEPLMWREPAIRLVTGERAVRLDLAARCVDGASGEKYTYDDVVLATGSDAVRLPLPGAEHAAVYRTLDDVQWLRSETARLAARLGRQPRAVVIGGGLLGLEAAGGLQQLGAASTVVNRAGWLMNAQLDQGGGQALGRLIRAKGLGIHCGGAPVAIETGDGCVTGVALVDGAVLPADLVVFAVGIRPRDELARAAGLEVAPRGGVVISAACETAMPGVWAIGEVASYEGVSMGLVAPANAMAEVCADGILGGLSTFPGFDTATKLKLSGVEVASFGDALAETDGSLEIVYADPARGLYQKLVVTDDATTLLGGIFVGDAAPYSALRPLLGRELPAEPGAYLASAAGGDAPSSDLPDDVILCSCNNVTAGACRSAVHGLGPDGSAGGPALDLPSLKACSRAGTQCGSCVPMLKKLLDSELTKAGRTVPKGICEHFAMSRPELFEAIQALDLASFQDIIQRFGASEEAKAGHGCDICKPAIGSILATQRGEYVLDGGRGTLQDTNDRALANMQRNGTYSVVPRIPGGEITPQKLAVIAQVAEQFGLYVKLTGALRIDLFGARLEQLPEIWKILVEAGFESGQAYGKALRNVKSCVGSTWCRFGVQDSVAMAIDLELRYRGLRAPHKFKMGVSGCARECAEARSKDVGVIATDQGWNLYVGGNGGFQPAHAQLLAQDLDGETLIRYIDRYLMYYIRTADRMQRTARWMDDLDGGLDHVRDVVVGDSLGIAADLEAAMARHVEHYEDEWAATLKDPDRLRRFRSFVNAPEAADQSIVLVEERGQRRPATQEEIDAGAARVGLGAVIPVRVPTGPATGSLEG from the coding sequence ATGAGCGAGACCCGATCACCCCGGCACGCCGAGACCGGTGCCGCGCCACGCGAACGGCGCATCGTCGTCGTGGGCGGCGGGCCGGCCGCCCACCGGTTCGTCGAGGCGTTGTGGCGGCGCGGCACCGAGGGACTGCACATCACCGTCCTGACCGAGGAGGCCCACGCACCCTACGATCGGGTGGCGCTGAGCAGCGCCCTGACCGGTGACGTGGACCTCGGACTCGGGGAGCCCCTCATGTGGCGGGAACCGGCGATCCGGCTCGTGACGGGGGAGCGGGCGGTCCGCCTCGACCTCGCGGCACGGTGCGTGGACGGCGCGTCGGGCGAGAAGTACACGTACGACGACGTGGTGCTGGCGACGGGGTCGGACGCCGTGCGCCTGCCCCTGCCGGGCGCGGAGCATGCCGCCGTCTACCGGACCCTCGACGACGTGCAATGGCTGCGCTCCGAGACGGCCCGACTGGCGGCACGCCTCGGCAGGCAGCCGCGCGCCGTCGTGATCGGCGGCGGCCTCCTCGGCCTCGAGGCCGCCGGCGGGCTCCAGCAGCTCGGTGCCGCATCCACCGTGGTCAACCGTGCCGGCTGGCTCATGAACGCCCAGCTCGACCAGGGCGGCGGCCAGGCGCTCGGCCGGCTGATCAGGGCCAAGGGACTGGGGATCCACTGCGGAGGAGCGCCCGTCGCCATCGAGACGGGCGACGGCTGCGTCACGGGCGTGGCGCTGGTCGACGGGGCCGTCCTCCCGGCCGACCTCGTGGTCTTCGCCGTCGGCATCCGGCCACGGGACGAGCTCGCCCGGGCCGCAGGGCTCGAGGTGGCACCCCGCGGTGGAGTGGTGATCAGCGCGGCATGCGAGACGGCGATGCCCGGTGTGTGGGCGATCGGGGAGGTGGCGAGCTACGAGGGCGTCAGCATGGGCCTGGTGGCTCCGGCGAACGCCATGGCGGAGGTCTGCGCGGATGGCATCCTCGGAGGGCTCTCCACCTTTCCCGGCTTCGACACCGCCACGAAGCTCAAGCTCTCGGGCGTCGAGGTCGCGAGCTTCGGGGACGCGCTCGCGGAGACGGACGGGAGCCTCGAGATCGTCTACGCCGACCCCGCCAGGGGGCTGTACCAGAAGCTCGTGGTCACGGACGACGCCACGACGCTCCTCGGCGGTATCTTCGTGGGCGACGCCGCACCGTACTCCGCGCTGCGGCCACTGCTGGGACGCGAACTGCCCGCTGAACCCGGCGCCTACCTCGCCTCCGCCGCGGGAGGCGACGCCCCCTCGTCCGACCTGCCCGACGACGTCATCCTCTGCTCCTGCAACAACGTGACCGCGGGCGCCTGCCGGTCGGCGGTCCACGGCCTCGGCCCGGACGGGTCCGCCGGCGGGCCCGCACTCGACCTACCGTCCCTCAAGGCGTGCTCGCGTGCCGGGACGCAGTGCGGCTCCTGCGTCCCGATGCTCAAGAAGCTGCTCGACAGCGAACTCACGAAGGCCGGACGCACGGTCCCGAAGGGCATCTGCGAGCACTTCGCGATGTCGCGGCCCGAACTGTTCGAAGCCATCCAGGCCCTCGATCTCGCGTCCTTCCAGGACATCATCCAGCGCTTCGGGGCGTCCGAGGAGGCGAAGGCCGGCCACGGCTGCGACATCTGCAAGCCGGCCATCGGCTCCATCCTCGCCACCCAGCGCGGGGAGTACGTGCTCGACGGCGGGCGAGGGACCCTGCAGGACACCAACGACCGCGCGCTCGCGAACATGCAGCGCAACGGCACCTACTCCGTGGTGCCCCGCATCCCCGGCGGCGAGATCACGCCGCAGAAGCTCGCGGTCATCGCGCAGGTCGCCGAGCAGTTCGGCCTGTACGTGAAGCTGACCGGCGCCCTGCGGATCGACCTCTTCGGGGCCCGGCTGGAGCAGCTGCCGGAGATCTGGAAGATCCTCGTCGAGGCCGGGTTCGAGTCCGGCCAGGCCTACGGCAAGGCGCTGCGGAACGTGAAGTCCTGCGTGGGGTCGACGTGGTGCCGGTTCGGCGTGCAGGACTCCGTGGCGATGGCGATCGACCTGGAGCTGCGCTACCGCGGGCTGCGGGCCCCGCACAAGTTCAAGATGGGTGTCTCGGGCTGTGCCCGCGAGTGCGCCGAGGCCCGGAGCAAGGACGTCGGCGTGATCGCCACCGACCAGGGCTGGAACCTCTACGTCGGAGGGAACGGCGGCTTCCAGCCCGCTCATGCCCAGCTCCTCGCCCAGGACCTCGACGGCGAGACGCTCATCCGGTACATCGACCGCTACCTCATGTACTACATCCGCACCGCCGATCGGATGCAGCGGACGGCGCGCTGGATGGACGACCTCGACGGCGGCCTCGACCACGTGCGCGACGTCGTCGTCGGCGACTCGCTCGGGATAGCCGCGGATCTCGAGGCCGCGATGGCCCGCCACGTCGAGCACTACGAGGACGAGTGGGCTGCCACCCTGAAGGACCCCGACAGGCTCCGCCGCTTCCGGTCCTTCGTGAACGCCCCGGAGGCCGCCGACCAGTCGATCGTCCTCGTCGAGGAGCGGGGCCAGCGCCGCCCTGCGACGCAGGAGGAGATCGACGCCGGAGCCGCTCGCGTGGGTCTGGGAGCAGTGATCCCCGTCCGCGTCCCGACGGGACCGGCAACAGGAAGCCTGGAGGGCTGA
- the nirD gene encoding nitrite reductase small subunit NirD, whose translation MTELILQRPALSETSWVAVCRLDDLEECWGEAALVGQEQIALFRLPGDRVHAVGNIDPRTGAAVMARGIVGSRGTAPTIASPLHKEVYDLVSGARLSGGEGLRAYPVRCVDGVVEVDVAA comes from the coding sequence ATGACCGAGCTCATCCTGCAGCGTCCTGCCCTCTCGGAGACCTCGTGGGTCGCCGTCTGCCGCCTCGACGACCTCGAGGAGTGCTGGGGCGAGGCGGCGCTGGTGGGCCAGGAGCAGATCGCCCTGTTCCGGCTGCCCGGCGACCGGGTACACGCCGTCGGCAACATCGATCCGCGCACCGGGGCAGCCGTCATGGCACGGGGCATCGTGGGATCGCGGGGGACGGCTCCGACGATCGCCTCGCCCCTCCACAAGGAGGTCTACGACCTGGTGAGCGGGGCACGCCTGTCCGGAGGCGAGGGCCTCCGCGCCTATCCCGTGCGGTGCGTGGACGGCGTCGTCGAGGTCGACGTCGCCGCCTGA
- a CDS encoding sirohydrochlorin chelatase, which produces MAGMTAHRAPDGPPVLIACSHGTDNAQGRREIDAVRARIQALRPEVEVREAYVDVQQPDLVDVVASLPAGRPAVIVPLLLSVGYHVKVDIARAAAGRPGTVSALPLGPAPRLARVLQQRLTEAGVADADPVVLAAAGSSDACAAEDVAEVQAVLAELRTGRVRAGFGSKAVPSVPDAVAALRTGTGTPPVAVASYLLAPGYFHDQLAKAGADVVSAPLLPSPVIAEIALTRYDDAVRRLLVGSSSRAAGCDRPCRAQVSSCVRSGSARVD; this is translated from the coding sequence ATGGCTGGCATGACCGCGCACCGGGCACCCGACGGCCCACCTGTCCTCATCGCCTGCTCCCATGGCACCGACAACGCACAGGGTCGGCGGGAGATCGACGCCGTGCGCGCGCGGATCCAGGCGCTCCGTCCGGAGGTGGAGGTCCGCGAGGCCTACGTGGACGTGCAGCAGCCGGACCTCGTGGACGTGGTCGCGTCCCTTCCGGCGGGCCGTCCGGCGGTCATCGTGCCGCTGCTGCTCTCCGTCGGCTATCACGTCAAGGTGGATATCGCCCGGGCGGCAGCGGGCAGGCCGGGAACGGTGTCGGCCCTCCCGTTGGGTCCGGCCCCGCGGCTCGCCCGGGTGCTCCAGCAGCGGCTCACCGAGGCGGGGGTCGCCGACGCCGATCCCGTGGTGCTCGCCGCCGCGGGTTCCTCCGACGCCTGCGCCGCGGAGGATGTCGCCGAGGTACAGGCGGTCCTCGCCGAGCTCAGGACAGGCCGGGTGCGGGCAGGCTTCGGCTCGAAGGCCGTCCCTTCCGTCCCCGACGCCGTCGCGGCCCTGCGCACCGGCACGGGGACGCCCCCTGTCGCGGTGGCGTCCTACCTGCTGGCTCCGGGCTACTTCCACGACCAGCTGGCGAAGGCCGGTGCCGACGTGGTGAGCGCTCCGCTGCTCCCTAGCCCGGTGATCGCCGAGATCGCGCTGACGCGCTACGACGACGCCGTCCGGCGCCTGCTCGTCGGGTCCTCGAGCCGTGCGGCGGGCTGCGACCGACCGTGCCGGGCGCAGGTCTCGTCGTGCGTCCGCAGCGGCAGCGCCCGCGTGGACTGA
- a CDS encoding DinB family protein, with the protein MDTSRPDDDQDQQKATLLLYLQRRRADLAGKLEGLGEYDLRRPLVPSGTNLLGLVKHVASVQLEYFGEVFGRPGERSFPWLGEDAEPEADMWATPNESRDAILALHHFSAAHSDATIEALPLDARGTVPWWPEERREVTLHTVLVHVISEIAQHAGHADILRELIDGSIGRGPGDPNLGDLGAEERARYASRVEAAARAAAGMPG; encoded by the coding sequence ATGGACACCAGCAGACCGGACGACGATCAGGACCAGCAGAAGGCGACCCTTCTCCTGTACCTGCAGCGACGACGCGCCGACCTCGCGGGGAAGCTCGAGGGGCTGGGCGAGTACGACCTCCGCCGGCCCCTGGTGCCCTCGGGTACCAACCTGCTCGGGCTCGTGAAACACGTGGCGTCTGTGCAGCTCGAGTACTTCGGGGAGGTCTTCGGGCGTCCCGGTGAGCGGTCGTTCCCCTGGCTGGGCGAGGACGCCGAGCCCGAGGCGGACATGTGGGCGACGCCCAATGAGTCCCGTGACGCCATCCTCGCCCTCCATCACTTCTCGGCCGCCCACAGTGATGCCACCATCGAGGCACTGCCGCTCGACGCGCGGGGCACCGTGCCGTGGTGGCCCGAGGAGCGGCGCGAGGTCACCCTCCACACGGTCCTCGTCCATGTGATCTCCGAGATCGCCCAGCACGCGGGACACGCCGACATCCTGCGCGAACTCATCGACGGATCGATCGGCCGCGGGCCGGGCGATCCCAATCTCGGGGATCTCGGCGCCGAGGAGCGGGCGCGGTATGCGAGCCGTGTCGAGGCCGCCGCACGAGCCGCGGCGGGCATGCCGGGCTGA
- the glmM gene encoding phosphoglucosamine mutase, translating to MSKLFGTDGVRGLANGLITAELSLQLAQAAAVVLGHDAVDGGRRPTAVIARDPRISGDFIAAAVEAGLASSGVDVYDAGVLPTPAAAFLVADLDADFGVMISASHNPAPDNGIKFLARGGNKLSDALEDAIEAEMANPVRRPVAGDVGRIQRFADAEDRYVVHLLQTLPNRLDGLKVVIDCAHGAASGCSPEVFRNAGADIVVIGAAPDGVNINDGYGSTHLEKLQAAVVEHGADLGIAHDGDADRCLAVDHEGTVVDGDQIMAVMALAMRDAGKLREDTLVATVMSNLGLKIALREAGITIKETAVGDRYVLEGMRDGDYSLGGEQSGHVIFADHATTGDGVLTGLQLAARITGTGRSLKELAAVMTRLPQVLINVRGVDRTAANSDEGVQNAVREAEALLGETGRVLLRPSGTEPVVRVMVEATDIATAQRIAEELAATVQDRLSLEPAV from the coding sequence GGCCAACGGCCTGATCACGGCCGAACTGTCCCTGCAGCTGGCCCAGGCAGCAGCTGTCGTCCTCGGTCATGACGCCGTCGACGGCGGACGCCGCCCCACGGCGGTGATCGCCCGCGATCCCCGCATCAGCGGTGACTTCATTGCGGCTGCTGTCGAGGCCGGTCTGGCGAGTTCCGGTGTGGACGTGTACGACGCCGGCGTGCTGCCCACGCCTGCCGCTGCCTTCCTCGTGGCCGACCTCGACGCCGACTTCGGCGTCATGATCTCCGCCTCGCACAACCCGGCACCGGACAACGGCATCAAATTCCTCGCCCGCGGTGGCAACAAGCTCAGCGACGCCCTCGAGGACGCCATCGAGGCCGAGATGGCCAACCCCGTGCGCCGTCCGGTGGCCGGCGACGTGGGACGCATCCAGCGCTTCGCCGACGCCGAGGACCGCTATGTGGTCCACCTGCTCCAGACCCTCCCGAACCGGCTCGATGGACTGAAGGTCGTCATCGACTGTGCGCACGGAGCAGCGAGCGGCTGCTCGCCCGAGGTCTTCCGGAACGCCGGTGCGGACATCGTGGTCATCGGCGCCGCCCCCGACGGCGTCAACATCAACGACGGCTACGGCTCCACCCACCTCGAGAAGCTGCAGGCGGCCGTCGTCGAGCACGGTGCCGATCTCGGCATCGCCCACGACGGCGACGCCGACCGCTGCCTCGCCGTGGACCACGAGGGCACCGTGGTGGACGGCGACCAGATCATGGCCGTCATGGCGCTGGCCATGAGGGACGCCGGGAAGCTCAGGGAGGACACGCTCGTGGCCACCGTGATGAGCAACCTCGGACTGAAGATCGCCCTGCGTGAGGCCGGCATCACCATCAAGGAGACCGCAGTGGGCGACCGCTACGTCCTCGAGGGGATGCGCGACGGCGACTACAGCCTCGGTGGCGAGCAGTCCGGGCACGTGATCTTCGCCGACCACGCGACCACGGGTGACGGCGTGCTCACCGGGCTGCAGCTCGCGGCACGCATCACCGGTACCGGCCGGAGCCTGAAGGAACTCGCGGCGGTCATGACGAGGCTGCCGCAGGTGCTCATCAACGTGCGGGGCGTGGACCGCACCGCGGCCAACTCCGACGAGGGGGTGCAGAATGCCGTGCGTGAGGCCGAGGCCCTGCTCGGCGAGACCGGCCGCGTGCTGCTGCGTCCGTCCGGCACGGAGCCGGTGGTGCGGGTGATGGTCGAGGCGACCGACATCGCGACCGCGCAGCGCATCGCCGAGGAACTCGCCGCGACCGTGCAGGACCGCCTGTCCCTCGAGCCCGCCGTCTGA